In Nematostella vectensis chromosome 2, jaNemVect1.1, whole genome shotgun sequence, one genomic interval encodes:
- the LOC5504106 gene encoding extended synaptotagmin-2 isoform X2, which yields MGETQKASSLENSVKQDEQLSQDVPPSDMPSAPSKSEESQLIVKVIMTFLKYTGAALLVWFVGWFGFGYLWVVLGTLIFTIWVKKQEKKQEKKTITRALAEEEEKAVAARVDELPAWVFFPDVERAEWLNKMIVQLWPFINDMVVKIMKETVEPEIQKNVPGFLKSIHFAEISLGNQPPRIGGIKTYTRNVKRSEIIMDVDLIYAGDADIQLSVKGISVGIEDLQLRGTLRVIMSPLVPSAPLVGGISVFFLNRPDIDFDLTNLLNILDIPGLSDILRGVVGDVVASFVVLPNRICIPLTDVDPYKLKYPLPDGVLRIEVTEAKDLVAKDIAVFKKGTSDPYAMVKVGAQTFRTETKKETLNPKWNEVFEVFVDNSQGQKIKIQLFDEDRASDDEALGSVEADISTVVQQGSADLWLPLENVASGQINLHCTWYTFTNSPDDLLPPEKAVQGEEMLATSALFVKLDSAKNLPVTNAARGTTSAFCKLTVGNKTKNSKTITDSISPVWEEPFRFLIHDPKYQELNIEVFDSEKEKSIGKLDVPLSSILQDEDMTFEQPFPLKDSGHNSTLTCQFILKALVTREDDTSDEEDAAEAADTEQLIPSKDNSGEKTTVRKRKTEPKEKIERTVTGDVYLTIRYDSQGSKLIVTDMKARDLMPCDSDGLADPYMRSYVLPDKSKSNRRRTDIAKNTLSPSFDEKFEWMIPEAQLKDRTLDVTVKNDVSFFSKSKTSMGQVLIDLGKLDLSKPISAWYMLRDEKDDD from the exons ATGGGCGAAACACAGAAAGCATCAAGTTTAGAAAACTCTGTGAAACAAGATGAGCAGTTATCACAAGATGTGCCTCCATCAGATATGCCTAGCGCTCCTTCGAAATCAGAGGAATCACAACTTATCGTCAAAGTCATCATGACTTTCTTGAAATACACAGGAGCAGCACTTCTAGTGTGGTTCGTGGGATGGTTTGGGTTTGGTTACCTATGGGTGGTACTTGGCACGCTAATATTTACTATCTGGGTCAAGAAACAGGAGAAAAAGCAGGAGAAGAAGACAATAACGCGTGCATTGGCTGAGGAAGAGGAAAAGGCGGTCGCCGCTAGGGTCGACGAGCTACCTGCTTGG GTGTTTTTCCCAGATGTTGAAAGAGCAGAATGGTTGAATAAG ATGATCGTCCAACTTTGGCCATTTATCAACGACATGGTTGTCAAGATAATGAAGGAAACTGTGGAGCCAGAGAttcaaaaaaatgtccctGGATTTCTCAAGTCCATTCACTTTGCAGAAATCTCCCTTGGAAATCAG CCCCCTCGTATAGGAGGTATCAAGACCTACACCCGAAATGTCAAGCGCTCTGAGATCATCATGGACGTGGACCTGAT ATATGCTGGTGATGCTGATATCCAGCTGTCAGTCAAGGGAATATCTGTTGGAATAGAGGACCTGCAG CTCCGTGGAACACTGAGAGTGATCATGAGTCCACTTGTCCCAAGTGCTCCTCTTGTTGGTGGAATATCTGTTTTCTTCCTTAACAGGCCT GACATTGACTTTGATCTGACGAATCTGCTGAATATCCTTGACATTCCTGGGCTCAG TGACATCCTGCGTGGAGTGGTTGGGGATGTCGTGGCATCATTTGTAGTCCTGCCTAACAGGATCTGTATCCCACTGACTGATGTTGATCCCTACAAGCTGAAATACCCACTTCCAGAC GGTGTGCTTCGTATAGAAGTGACAGAAGCCAAGGACCTGGTGGCTAAAGACATTGCCGTATTCAAGAAGGGCACATCAGACCCCTATGCCATGGTCAAAG TTGGAGCACAAACCTTCAGGACCGAAACCAAGAAAGAGACTCTCAACCCTAAATGGAATGAGGTGTTTGAG GTGTTTGTCGATAACAGCCAAGGCCAGAAAATCAAGATCCAGTTATTTGATGAGGACAGGGCGTCTGATGACGAGGCGTTGGGCTCTGTGGAAGCTGATATTAGTACTGTGGTACAGCAAGGCAGTGCTGACCTGTGGCTGCCGcttgagaatgtggcaagTGGCCAAATCAACCTTCATTGTACCTGGTACACATTCACCAACAGTCCTGATGACCTTTTACCA CCCGAGAAAGCAGTCCAAGGCGAAGAGATGTTGGCAACGTCAGCCCTTTTTGTTAAACTAGACTCTGCTAAAAATCTTCCT GTTACCAACGCTGCTCGCGGCACCACCAGCGCATTTTGTAAATTGACAGTTGGTAATAAGACAAAGAACAGTAAG ACCATCACAGATTCTATCAGTCCAGTTTGGGAGGAACCATTCAGGTTCTTGATCCACGATCCCAAATACCAAGAACTGAACATTGAG GTGTTTGATAGCGAGAAGGAGAAGTCCATCGGCAAgctggatgtaccactgtccAGCATACTGCAAGACGAGGATATGACGTTTGAGCAGCCTTTCCCGCTCAAAGACTCCGGCCACAACAGCACGCTAACCTGTCAGTTTATACTCAAG GCGCTTGTGACCCGTGAGGACGACACTTCAGACGAAGAAGATGCAGCCGAGGCTGCCGATACGGAACAGCTGATACCAAGCAAGGACAATAGTGG CGAGAAGACAACCGTCAGAAAGAGAAAGACAGAGCCTAAGGAAAAGATTGAAAG GACTGTCACAGGAGATGTCTATCTTACCATTCGCTACGACTCACAGGGCAGCAAGCTCATCGTCACAGACATGAAAGCTAG GGATCTGATGCCATGTGACTCGGACGGACTAGCGGACCCCTACATGCGGTCTTATGTCCTGCCGGACAAATCCAAAAGCAACAGACGCCGCACAGACATTGCTAAGAACACCCTTAGTCCATCTTTTGACGAGAA ATTTGAGTGGATGATCCCTGAGGCTCAGCTCAAGGATCGCACTCTTGATGTCACCGTCAAGAATGACGTGTCATTCTTCTCCAAGAGCAAGACTTCTATGGGCCAG GTTCTCATAGATTTGGGTAAATTGGACTTGAGCAAACCCATCTCCGCATG GTATATGTTGAGGGACGAGAAAGATGATGACTAA
- the LOC5504106 gene encoding extended synaptotagmin-2 isoform X1 — MAAQREGSSIKTGEEKAPLTTNQNQNDPKAAEEPEKKAKPTEIPIVTFVLKYLKFVGVALGIWFMGWMGLSYVWVLCGLLVFTMWKLNQEDKSKRRAKLQEVMKTDSEIVAKMDDLPAWVFFPDVERAEWLNKMIVQLWPFINDMVVKIMKETVEPEIQKNVPGFLKSIHFAEISLGNQPPRIGGIKTYTRNVKRSEIIMDVDLIYAGDADIQLSVKGISVGIEDLQLRGTLRVIMSPLVPSAPLVGGISVFFLNRPDIDFDLTNLLNILDIPGLSDILRGVVGDVVASFVVLPNRICIPLTDVDPYKLKYPLPDGVLRIEVTEAKDLVAKDIAVFKKGTSDPYAMVKVGAQTFRTETKKETLNPKWNEVFEVFVDNSQGQKIKIQLFDEDRASDDEALGSVEADISTVVQQGSADLWLPLENVASGQINLHCTWYTFTNSPDDLLPPEKAVQGEEMLATSALFVKLDSAKNLPVTNAARGTTSAFCKLTVGNKTKNSKTITDSISPVWEEPFRFLIHDPKYQELNIEVFDSEKEKSIGKLDVPLSSILQDEDMTFEQPFPLKDSGHNSTLTCQFILKALVTREDDTSDEEDAAEAADTEQLIPSKDNSGEKTTVRKRKTEPKEKIERTVTGDVYLTIRYDSQGSKLIVTDMKARDLMPCDSDGLADPYMRSYVLPDKSKSNRRRTDIAKNTLSPSFDEKFEWMIPEAQLKDRTLDVTVKNDVSFFSKSKTSMGQVLIDLGKLDLSKPISAWYMLRDEKDDD, encoded by the exons ATGGCTGCCCAGCGTGAAGGGAGCTCTATAAAAACGGGCGAAGAAAAGGCTCCATTAACCACAAACCAGAACCAAAATGACCCTAAAGCTGCAGAAGAACCTGAGAAAAAGGCCAAACCTACTGAAATCCCAATCGTTACATTTGTTTTGAAGTATTTGAAGTTCGTCGGTGTAGCTCTCGGAATATGGTTTATGGGTTGGATGGGTTTGAGCTATGTGTGGGTTTTGTGCGGACTTCTCGTCTTTACGATGTGGAAACTTAATCAAGAAGATAAAAGCAAGAGAAGAGCTAAATTACAAGAAGTTATGAAAACCGATTCAGAGATAGTGGCAAAAATGGACGACCTCCCTGCTTGG GTGTTTTTCCCAGATGTTGAAAGAGCAGAATGGTTGAATAAG ATGATCGTCCAACTTTGGCCATTTATCAACGACATGGTTGTCAAGATAATGAAGGAAACTGTGGAGCCAGAGAttcaaaaaaatgtccctGGATTTCTCAAGTCCATTCACTTTGCAGAAATCTCCCTTGGAAATCAG CCCCCTCGTATAGGAGGTATCAAGACCTACACCCGAAATGTCAAGCGCTCTGAGATCATCATGGACGTGGACCTGAT ATATGCTGGTGATGCTGATATCCAGCTGTCAGTCAAGGGAATATCTGTTGGAATAGAGGACCTGCAG CTCCGTGGAACACTGAGAGTGATCATGAGTCCACTTGTCCCAAGTGCTCCTCTTGTTGGTGGAATATCTGTTTTCTTCCTTAACAGGCCT GACATTGACTTTGATCTGACGAATCTGCTGAATATCCTTGACATTCCTGGGCTCAG TGACATCCTGCGTGGAGTGGTTGGGGATGTCGTGGCATCATTTGTAGTCCTGCCTAACAGGATCTGTATCCCACTGACTGATGTTGATCCCTACAAGCTGAAATACCCACTTCCAGAC GGTGTGCTTCGTATAGAAGTGACAGAAGCCAAGGACCTGGTGGCTAAAGACATTGCCGTATTCAAGAAGGGCACATCAGACCCCTATGCCATGGTCAAAG TTGGAGCACAAACCTTCAGGACCGAAACCAAGAAAGAGACTCTCAACCCTAAATGGAATGAGGTGTTTGAG GTGTTTGTCGATAACAGCCAAGGCCAGAAAATCAAGATCCAGTTATTTGATGAGGACAGGGCGTCTGATGACGAGGCGTTGGGCTCTGTGGAAGCTGATATTAGTACTGTGGTACAGCAAGGCAGTGCTGACCTGTGGCTGCCGcttgagaatgtggcaagTGGCCAAATCAACCTTCATTGTACCTGGTACACATTCACCAACAGTCCTGATGACCTTTTACCA CCCGAGAAAGCAGTCCAAGGCGAAGAGATGTTGGCAACGTCAGCCCTTTTTGTTAAACTAGACTCTGCTAAAAATCTTCCT GTTACCAACGCTGCTCGCGGCACCACCAGCGCATTTTGTAAATTGACAGTTGGTAATAAGACAAAGAACAGTAAG ACCATCACAGATTCTATCAGTCCAGTTTGGGAGGAACCATTCAGGTTCTTGATCCACGATCCCAAATACCAAGAACTGAACATTGAG GTGTTTGATAGCGAGAAGGAGAAGTCCATCGGCAAgctggatgtaccactgtccAGCATACTGCAAGACGAGGATATGACGTTTGAGCAGCCTTTCCCGCTCAAAGACTCCGGCCACAACAGCACGCTAACCTGTCAGTTTATACTCAAG GCGCTTGTGACCCGTGAGGACGACACTTCAGACGAAGAAGATGCAGCCGAGGCTGCCGATACGGAACAGCTGATACCAAGCAAGGACAATAGTGG CGAGAAGACAACCGTCAGAAAGAGAAAGACAGAGCCTAAGGAAAAGATTGAAAG GACTGTCACAGGAGATGTCTATCTTACCATTCGCTACGACTCACAGGGCAGCAAGCTCATCGTCACAGACATGAAAGCTAG GGATCTGATGCCATGTGACTCGGACGGACTAGCGGACCCCTACATGCGGTCTTATGTCCTGCCGGACAAATCCAAAAGCAACAGACGCCGCACAGACATTGCTAAGAACACCCTTAGTCCATCTTTTGACGAGAA ATTTGAGTGGATGATCCCTGAGGCTCAGCTCAAGGATCGCACTCTTGATGTCACCGTCAAGAATGACGTGTCATTCTTCTCCAAGAGCAAGACTTCTATGGGCCAG GTTCTCATAGATTTGGGTAAATTGGACTTGAGCAAACCCATCTCCGCATG GTATATGTTGAGGGACGAGAAAGATGATGACTAA
- the LOC5504107 gene encoding octopamine receptor, which produces MAALNVIMNGSTGSAIDFCRQPTQSSYVAQTVFLSVIFVITLLGNATVCLTVFLTSSLHAFTNYIVASLAVSDLMVALFSLPFRIHQTVHNTHWCLGASACAFWIWADMFCCCASIMNLALISLDRFLATKYPLNYQELINRAGKIAMVVTVWLYSFVVASLSLRNWTSPEGPLVKTINGCFKPDPYFYTFAAALGFFLPLIVIILAYSYVFRVAVGHWRAIGRLTVPAHSDTTTQRRALSREIKAAKTLAIVIGAFTLCWMPLFIIILATFWCTGCFKPQGDSNLAGFFMFVNITFVYTLPNINSTLNPLIYVLFSKKLRQAFVRMFEAIWAKISGANDRNLNRINPDTSQGLDRSSNTVFNYRKSFATSSNRDS; this is translated from the coding sequence ATGGCGGCGTTGAACGTGATAATGAATGGTTCAACTGGTTCAGCTATAGATTTCTGCCGGCAGCCTACGCAGTCTTCTTACGTAGCCCAGACGGTATTCTTGTCGGTAATCTTCGTCATTACCCTTCTTGGAAACGCGACTGTGTGCTTGACTGTCTTTTTGACTTCAAGTCTTCACGCCTTTACCAATTACATCGTGGCGTCCTTGGCAGTGAGCGACCTGATGGTTGCCCTGTTCTCACTGCCATTCCGCATCCACCAGACAGTACATAACACACATTGGTGCCTCGGAGCGAGCGCGTGTGCGTTTTGGATTTGGGCGGACATGTTTTGTTGCTGTGCGTCTATCATGAACCTTGCGCTTATCTCTCTCGACCGCTTCCTGGCCACCAAGTACCCTTTGAACTACCAGGAACTGATCAACAGAGCTGGTAAAATAGCCATGGTAGTGACAGTTTGGCTGTACTCATTTGTGGTTGCCTCACTCAGTTTGAGAAACTGGACATCACCAGAGGGACCACTAGTGAAGACCATTAACGGCTGCTTTAAGCCTGACCCTTATTTCTACACATTTGCAGCGGCACTTGGTTTCTTCCTGCCTCTGATAGTGATCATTTTAGCTTACTCGTATGTCTTCCGAGTTGCTGTAGGACACTGGCGTGCTATAGGGAGATTAACAGTTCCCGCGCATTCGGATACTACCACCCAGCGAAGGGCTCTAAGCCGCGAAATCAAGGCCGCCAAGACTCTCGCAATAGTCATTGGCGCTTTTACCCTATGCTGGATGCCGCTATTTATCATTATTCTCGCGACCTTTTGGTGTACTGGATGTTTCAAACCTCAGGGCGATTCTAATCTTGCAGGATTTTTCATGTTCGTGAATATAACGTTCGTGTATACTCTTCCGAACATCAACAGCACGTTGAACCCGCTTATTTATGTGTTGTTCAGTAAGAAATTGAGGCAGGCATTTGTGCGAATGTTTGAAGCCATTTGGGCGAAGATAAGTGGCGCGAACGATAGAAACCTGAACCGAATCAATCCCGATACAAGCCAAGGGCTAGACCGGAGCAGTAACACTGTCTTCAACTACAGAAAATCGTTTGCAACGAGCAGTAATAGAGACAGCTAG
- the LOC5504097 gene encoding uncharacterized protein LOC5504097 has translation MEDEMDGSVYTPSDGSPTEDVSHDARKARLKGTANPFLLPTFLASVDDGEKEEKKSAEASYTAKTSRFAGPITLKKVAHAIMQQQKLSKLLKNMHQPEDQPHGDGFVTKHSTNEKKGLSFNVNAFKAHVQSCGTLPTEVKNVLKKLSYNRSVEEVDMVLQIVKRMKGFQRYPMYVKRELAKVLYYDVYEQDRVIIKQGHIGVSFYFIVSGSVVVQRVEEDRTTGEKHNQIISEMTGGDSFGELALMHDIRRTATIICKERSEFLRVDKDDFNEVLIMSHQIEYERKLAMLNAQPLLKDWSQIDIKQTVTHTKLREYPANTIILGGMKRRSAGYIYLIGRGKCKVVREVEIYRQPLASGKFRHTLPPIGRRRDTINPSRIETKLLTVRILNPGEYFGVGEDLTKTYIIATGRVHCILVHHMMFNKRGERGRFLGNMREQLEQTFPSPEQAFTSYLEDTTWKLYKKHCIDDVLRRLKKKPRVATFDDVPLVLRRENSYYNNK, from the exons ATGGAAGACGAAATGGATGGTTCGGTGTACACACCATCAGATGGGTCACCAACAGAAGATGTATCTCACGACGCGCGCAAAGCTCGCTTGAAAGGCACTGCAAACCCGTTCCTTTTACCGACTTTCCTCGCAAGCGTCGATGACGgtgaaaaggaagaaaagaaaagcgcGGAGGCGTCTTATACAGCAAAAACTAGTCGGTTTGCTGGCCCCATCACTCTGAAAAAGGTTGCTCATGCGATTATGCAACAGCAAAAACTTTCTAAGCTACTTAAG aaTATGCACCAACCGGAGGACCAGCCCCACGGTGATGGATTTGTTACGAAGCATTCCACTAATGAGAAGAAGGGGCTGAGCTTTAACGTCAATG CGTTCAAAGCACACGTCCAGTCCTGCGGTACTTTACCTACCGAAGTGAAAAACGTTCTCAAGAAGTTATCTTACAACCGCTCCGTGGAAGAAGTCGACATGGTACTACAGATCGTCAAACGAATGAAAGGCTTTCAGCGCTATCCCATGTACGTCAAGAGAGAGCTCGCCAAGGTTCTGTATTATGATGTGTACGAGCAAGATCGTGTCATTATCAAGCAAG GTCATATAGGCGTCTCATTTTACTTCATCGTGTCGGGCTCTGTGGTCGTGCAGCGCGTAGAAGAGGACAGAACAACTGGTGAAAAACACAACCAG ATCATCAGTGAAATGACCGGGGGTGATTCATTCGGTGAATTGGCTTTAATGCACGACATCCGGCGCACTGCTACCATCATTTGCAAGGAGAGAAGTGAGTTTCTCCGAGTAGACAAGGACGACTTCAACGAG GTATTGATAATGAGTCACCAAATCGAATATGAGAGAAAACTAGCGATGCTTAATGCCCAGCCATTGTTAAAGGACTGGTCACAGATTGACATTAAACAAACCGTGACTCACACTAAGCTACGAGAATACCCTGCAAATACA ATTATTCTCGGTGGTATGAAAAGGCGGTCTGCGGGCTACATCTACCTTATAGGGCGTGGCAAGTGTAAGGTCGTGCGAGAAGTGGAGATTTATCGTCAGCCTCTGGCATCTGGCAAATTTCGCCACACCCTACCCCCTATAGGGAGGCGACGCGACACTATAAACCCCTCTCGTATAGAGACAAAGCTTTTAACTGTGAGGATCTTGAACCCTGGCGAGTATTTTGGTGTCGGCGAAGACTTGACGAAAACCTACATCATAGCTACGGGAAGG GTGCACTGCATTCTTGTCCATCACATGATGTTCAATAAGCGTGGAGAGAGGGGTCGATTTCTAGGAAACATGCGAGAGCAGTTGGAGCAAACTTTCCCCTCACCCGAGCAGGCGTTCACCAGTTATCTCGAAGACACGACATGGAAGCTGTACAAGAAGCACTGTATTGACGATGTGCTGAGAAGACTAAAGAAGAAGCCACGTGTCGCAACTTTTGACGATGTTCCGTTGGTACTGAGAAGGGAAAATAGTTATTACAATAATAAATAG
- the LOC5504098 gene encoding uncharacterized protein LOC5504098, with product MGYSSDEDDFDDNEEFKPFQMNFLPKHEANLPPIHKFKKVSGAVKVQNSWTKGLRMKVANKDSKAFRVSRENEGGVETLTFNVNAFKSHVRHCGSISDKAKNLFKKPPWLRTSEDIKVIGGVVDKLKAFKKYSVLERRGLAKVVYYEQFEDGRVVVQQGHKGISSLYFILSGAVLVQVAEEDKTTGKITEHIVGEMFAGDSFGELALLHDIKRTATIICKGRAEFLRLDKPGFDEVLKNSYKRAWEARISHLRSLPEFEDYHEKELHKATATSTLAEYPDNTVILRNTTEPCEFVHFIKSGQCRLVREMDLIVRKLPFSDTKFILPPLHEGGREGPPYDLGPNDTAKRLFLVLRMLKKGDFFGVGEDLSKSSIISAGRVEIVLVPRSVLLKHDRGLGCVKMCQQLSDRFPTRCEVFRSFIESDRWKRYKQQVIREMFGLRRKVANNTTFADVPRAIRVENKYYYGLFPPKQYLPPITLR from the exons ATGGGATATTCTTCCGACGAAGACGATTTTGACGATAACGAGGAGTTCAAGCCTTTTCAAATGAACTTCTTGCCGAAACATGAGGCCAATTTACCACCAATTCATAAGTTCAAGAAAGTTTCCGGTGCTGTTAAAGTGCAGAATAGCTGGACCAAGGGCCTTCGTATGAAAGTTGCGAATAAAGACTCAAAAGCATTTAGGGTCAGCCGGGAAAATGAGGGCGGAGTTGAAACACTGACTTTCAACGTTAACG CATTCAAGTCTCACGTCCGACATTGCGGTAGCATCTCTGACAAGGCCAAGAACCTGTTCAAAAAGCCGCCTTGGCTGCGTACGTCTGAAGATATCAAAGTTATAGGAGGGGTGGTCGATAAGCTCAAGGCGTTCAAGAAATATTCTGTGCTTGAGAGGCGAGGACTGGCCAAGGTGGTGTATTACGAGCAGTTTGAAGACGGCAGGGTTGTTGTACAGCAAG GTCACAAAGGAATCTCCTCTCTCTATTTCATTCTGAGTGGCGCAGTATTGGTACAAGTGGCGGAGGAAGATAAAACGACAGGAAAAATCACTGAGCAT ATTGTTGGTGAGATGTTTGCCGGAGACTCATTCGGCGAGCTCGCCTTACTACACGACATCAAGCGAACAGCCACTATCATCTGCAAAGGAAGAGCAGAGTTCTTACGGCTGGACAAGCCAGGCTTTGACGAG GTCCTCAAAAATAGCTACAAGAGAGCTTGGGAAGCACGGATATCTCATTTGCGATCACTCCCTGAGTTTGAAGACTATCACGAGAAGGAATTACACAAGGCTACTGCTACATCTACACTAGCCGAGTACCCAGATAATACG GTCATACTACGCAACACAACCGAACCATGCGAGTTCGTGCATTTCATCAAGTCCGGACAGTGTCGACTCGTCCGAGAAATGGACCTCATCGTCCGGAAACTTCCTTTTAGTGACACCAAGTTCATCTTGCCCCCACTACacgagggggggagggagggaccACCTTATGATCTCGGCCCAAACGATACGGCCAAGCGGCTTTTCCTTGTCTTAAGGATGCTAAAGAAAGGAGACTTCTTCGGTGTTGGCGAGGATTTGAGCAAGTCTAGTATTATAAGTGCTGGAAGG GTGGAAATAGTGTTAGTACCACGATCGGTACTCCTCAAGCACGATCGCGGACTCGGATGCGTCAAAATGTGCCAGCAGCTCTCCGACAGGTTTCCGACACGATGCGAAGTGTTCCGAAGTTTTATCGAGAGCGACCGATGGAAGCGCTACAAGCAGCAGGTCATTCGGGAGATGTTCGGGCTGAGACGAAAGGTTGCGAACAATACGACGTTTGCCGATGTTCCTCGCGCCATTCGAGTAGAAAATAAATACTATTATGGGCTGTTCCCGCCAAAACAGTATTTACCACCAATAACACTGCGCTGA
- the LOC5504106 gene encoding extended synaptotagmin-2 isoform X3 translates to MCCSWLISFFKHLFYSDGCTVIPPKKQSEVFFPDVERAEWLNKMIVQLWPFINDMVVKIMKETVEPEIQKNVPGFLKSIHFAEISLGNQPPRIGGIKTYTRNVKRSEIIMDVDLIYAGDADIQLSVKGISVGIEDLQLRGTLRVIMSPLVPSAPLVGGISVFFLNRPDIDFDLTNLLNILDIPGLSDILRGVVGDVVASFVVLPNRICIPLTDVDPYKLKYPLPDGVLRIEVTEAKDLVAKDIAVFKKGTSDPYAMVKVGAQTFRTETKKETLNPKWNEVFEVFVDNSQGQKIKIQLFDEDRASDDEALGSVEADISTVVQQGSADLWLPLENVASGQINLHCTWYTFTNSPDDLLPPEKAVQGEEMLATSALFVKLDSAKNLPVTNAARGTTSAFCKLTVGNKTKNSKTITDSISPVWEEPFRFLIHDPKYQELNIEVFDSEKEKSIGKLDVPLSSILQDEDMTFEQPFPLKDSGHNSTLTCQFILKALVTREDDTSDEEDAAEAADTEQLIPSKDNSGEKTTVRKRKTEPKEKIERTVTGDVYLTIRYDSQGSKLIVTDMKARDLMPCDSDGLADPYMRSYVLPDKSKSNRRRTDIAKNTLSPSFDEKFEWMIPEAQLKDRTLDVTVKNDVSFFSKSKTSMGQVLIDLGKLDLSKPISAWYMLRDEKDDD, encoded by the exons ATGTGCTGTTCCTGGCTGATCAGTTTTTTCAAGCATCTCTTCTACTCCGATGGTTGCACTGTTATTCCACCTAAAAAGCAGTCAGAG GTGTTTTTCCCAGATGTTGAAAGAGCAGAATGGTTGAATAAG ATGATCGTCCAACTTTGGCCATTTATCAACGACATGGTTGTCAAGATAATGAAGGAAACTGTGGAGCCAGAGAttcaaaaaaatgtccctGGATTTCTCAAGTCCATTCACTTTGCAGAAATCTCCCTTGGAAATCAG CCCCCTCGTATAGGAGGTATCAAGACCTACACCCGAAATGTCAAGCGCTCTGAGATCATCATGGACGTGGACCTGAT ATATGCTGGTGATGCTGATATCCAGCTGTCAGTCAAGGGAATATCTGTTGGAATAGAGGACCTGCAG CTCCGTGGAACACTGAGAGTGATCATGAGTCCACTTGTCCCAAGTGCTCCTCTTGTTGGTGGAATATCTGTTTTCTTCCTTAACAGGCCT GACATTGACTTTGATCTGACGAATCTGCTGAATATCCTTGACATTCCTGGGCTCAG TGACATCCTGCGTGGAGTGGTTGGGGATGTCGTGGCATCATTTGTAGTCCTGCCTAACAGGATCTGTATCCCACTGACTGATGTTGATCCCTACAAGCTGAAATACCCACTTCCAGAC GGTGTGCTTCGTATAGAAGTGACAGAAGCCAAGGACCTGGTGGCTAAAGACATTGCCGTATTCAAGAAGGGCACATCAGACCCCTATGCCATGGTCAAAG TTGGAGCACAAACCTTCAGGACCGAAACCAAGAAAGAGACTCTCAACCCTAAATGGAATGAGGTGTTTGAG GTGTTTGTCGATAACAGCCAAGGCCAGAAAATCAAGATCCAGTTATTTGATGAGGACAGGGCGTCTGATGACGAGGCGTTGGGCTCTGTGGAAGCTGATATTAGTACTGTGGTACAGCAAGGCAGTGCTGACCTGTGGCTGCCGcttgagaatgtggcaagTGGCCAAATCAACCTTCATTGTACCTGGTACACATTCACCAACAGTCCTGATGACCTTTTACCA CCCGAGAAAGCAGTCCAAGGCGAAGAGATGTTGGCAACGTCAGCCCTTTTTGTTAAACTAGACTCTGCTAAAAATCTTCCT GTTACCAACGCTGCTCGCGGCACCACCAGCGCATTTTGTAAATTGACAGTTGGTAATAAGACAAAGAACAGTAAG ACCATCACAGATTCTATCAGTCCAGTTTGGGAGGAACCATTCAGGTTCTTGATCCACGATCCCAAATACCAAGAACTGAACATTGAG GTGTTTGATAGCGAGAAGGAGAAGTCCATCGGCAAgctggatgtaccactgtccAGCATACTGCAAGACGAGGATATGACGTTTGAGCAGCCTTTCCCGCTCAAAGACTCCGGCCACAACAGCACGCTAACCTGTCAGTTTATACTCAAG GCGCTTGTGACCCGTGAGGACGACACTTCAGACGAAGAAGATGCAGCCGAGGCTGCCGATACGGAACAGCTGATACCAAGCAAGGACAATAGTGG CGAGAAGACAACCGTCAGAAAGAGAAAGACAGAGCCTAAGGAAAAGATTGAAAG GACTGTCACAGGAGATGTCTATCTTACCATTCGCTACGACTCACAGGGCAGCAAGCTCATCGTCACAGACATGAAAGCTAG GGATCTGATGCCATGTGACTCGGACGGACTAGCGGACCCCTACATGCGGTCTTATGTCCTGCCGGACAAATCCAAAAGCAACAGACGCCGCACAGACATTGCTAAGAACACCCTTAGTCCATCTTTTGACGAGAA ATTTGAGTGGATGATCCCTGAGGCTCAGCTCAAGGATCGCACTCTTGATGTCACCGTCAAGAATGACGTGTCATTCTTCTCCAAGAGCAAGACTTCTATGGGCCAG GTTCTCATAGATTTGGGTAAATTGGACTTGAGCAAACCCATCTCCGCATG GTATATGTTGAGGGACGAGAAAGATGATGACTAA